One region of Lytechinus pictus isolate F3 Inbred chromosome 8, Lp3.0, whole genome shotgun sequence genomic DNA includes:
- the LOC135155119 gene encoding dentin sialophosphoprotein-like: protein MERVVNARVFEETLTKEQLDDMIKKNIRPDHWEDGIASYFRVQKIIDLLEDERLPLDPHLDTAISVLSDGKAKIRNQSHKKLCRDIRAKVDDLENQTDDDLSQPVECLVPGCFPIGPECESLGIYGDVLCGEEKQFPKPISPSRVTNRLMFELSEYVTRIKETYQNVAGWIKKIMGWGDECALPATLVEEWCTTLTRETIRKKNRSLFVAQKYLLEKFEFPGLVVPSKNKSNENVDTPTAGLFNGGEMDGKSDTGKKANIEDGYSGDHAENDNEENDIEDHDNKENGSEENMDISGDLQEGTEVKKTPSKKLLVTSSSSGNGDGEKKEIPADSGGVDEDMEDGGDTQNDEDNGSTKDNGSNEEESDETSPPPRQTSSRSAAKAAIGKIIKPEPKRPSRQATQAAGAASSQKPTRQSAPSRNIRSRAPIKKTPPKVQRSSVRSSRKRKLESSDDASNPDEDDDDDEDVNEDDYEDEEEDDDEDDESSIEEGEVKTPRSRSTRSKSQRSESAKTIMIKKDIAEATKLFTSISKVVHTIKKELKIALDYLESETDKINKNLQKAEKVLDKVIKSVKYEKIQDDIKDDDDEEEDNSGQEEESEEEMPVRKTRNSPKTKKITVQVKQGVKDKLKKSQVKVERLNAKKVPPSNAARNTSRKESTPIPKVSRPKRGSTSPRPVLSKDSPKKPLGEIKDFDKEKLFSSRLSVSLTKISEVLVKRALESEPCYEESEIEISPPRQSHSSENSDGDKDADDELDDDHDDEEKVEDDKISKVIRRKSGRFGSTKIVPRRSADLRSGKNEPSKKVTSESPKNSGNLDGDDSVTLKTSRRSPRGRRDDIVKEINNTEEVLSDGEKKRTTRSTRSGKTKEDLPKRVEGSYRSLRERRESPTTDEELNKPSIMDSPYSGSDDDDDDSIPKKSQHTAFATLAAGMTSFGDLRKTTPKEKVKKRSLNDFVKKLNSPKRRKTDSESESSARSKGVKQQPDDSEEDGTEVNEEDDDFLEKRAEKEIEKQNSKGSAELAEKSADEQQTVDEKMDDTTEEQPEDVDPQTTEVAEHTENPEEVNDEAAQMEKEVDKDDDFPGDAIIGRHIRHRCSLGKHGLYKWYEGKVVHKSTASELLKLDEEQFGHLNNLYTFYTVKYNDNDELQAKALEYDWDRENLKIML, encoded by the coding sequence GTGGATGATCTCGAGAATCAGACGGACGACGATCTCTCGCAGCCTGTAGAGTGCCTTGTACCAGGTTGCTTCCCAATAGGACCAGAATGTGAGTCGCTTGGAATCTATGGTGATGTCCTTTGTGGTGAGGAGAAGCAGTTTCCCAAGCCGATAAGTCCTAGCAGGGTTACGAACAGATTGATGTTTGAGCTAAGTGAATATGTGACTCGTATCAAGGAAACGTACCAGAACGTTGCTGGATGGATCAAGAAAATAATGGGGTGGGGAGATGAATGTGCCCTTCCAGCAACGCTGGTTGAGGAGTGGTGTACCACATTGACGAGAGAGACCATTAGGAAGAAAAATAGGAGCTTATTTGTAGCTCAGAAATACCTCCTCGAAaaatttgaatttcctgggttaGTGGTTCCTTCGAAGAACAAAAGCAATGAGAATGTTGATACGCCAACTGCAGGACTATTCAATGGCGGTGAAATGGACGGGAAATCAGACACAGGAAAAAAAGCTAATATTGAAGATGGCTATTCAGGGGATCATGCTGAgaatgacaatgaagagaatGACATTGAAGATCATGACAACAAAGAGAATGGCAGTGAGGAAAATATGGATATCTCGGGGGATCTCCAAGAAGGCACAGAAGTAAAGAAGACACCAAGTAAAAAGTTGTTGGTAACGTCATCTTCATctggtaatggtgatggtgagaAAAAGGAAATTCCTGCTGATAGTGGGGGTGTTGATGAGGATATGGAGGATGGAGGGGACACACagaatgatgaggataatgggAGTACAAAGGATAATGGGAGCAATGAGGAGGAATCCGATGAAACGTCACCACCTCCAAGGCAGACTTCATCTAGAAGTGCAGCCAAAGCTGCTATTGGCAAAATTATTAAACCAGAACCTAAGAGACCTTCTAGGCAAGCTACCCAGGCAGCAGGAGCAGCCTCAAGTCAGAAGCCAACAAGGCAATCTGCTCCCTCCAGGAATATAAGAAGCAGAGCCCCGATCAAGAAAACTCCTCCAAAAGTCCAAAGATCTTCCGTAAGGAGTTCTCGTAAAAGGAAACTTGAGTCATCTGATGACGCTAGCAATCCAGAtgaggatgacgatgatgatgaagatgtgaATGAAGACGATTATGAAgacgaggaggaggatgatgatgaggatgacgaGAGTAGCATTGAGGAAGGTGAAGTAAAGACTCCGAGAAGTAGGTCTACAAGAAGTAAGTCTCAGAGAAGTGAGTCTGCAAAGACAATTATGATCAAGAAGGATATAGCTGAGGCTACTAAACTTTTCACCTCCATCAGCAAAGTGGTACATACcataaagaaagaattgaaaattgCCTTGGACTATCTCGAAAGTGAGACCGATAAGATAAATAAGAATCTTCAAAAAGCTGAGAAAGTGCTTGATAAAGTCATAAAAtctgtgaaatatgaaaaaatccaagatgatatcaaagatgatgatgatgaagaggaggacAATAGTGGTCAAGAAGAAGAAAGTGAGGAGGAAATGCCAGTGAGAAAAACCAGGAATTCACCCAAAACTAAGAAAATAACTGTACAAGTCAAGCAAGGCGTgaaagacaaattaaaaaaatcacaagtcAAAGTGGAACGACTAAATGCCAAAAAGGTCCCGCCAAGCAATGCTGCTCGTAATACATCTCGAAAGGAGTCTACCCCTATCCCAAAAGTTTCGCGGCCAAAAAGGGGGAGTACATCTCCAAGGCCAGTACTATCAAAAGATTCCCCAAAGAAACCGTTAGGAGaaatcaaagattttgacaaagAAAAACTTTTTTCCAGTAGATTGTCAGTGTCCCTGACAAAAATCAGTGAAGTTCTTGTCAAGAGAGCTCTAGAGAGTGAACCCTGTTATGAAGAAAGCGAGATAGAGATATCACCTCCAAGACAAAGCCATTCTTCAGAAAATTCTGACGGGGATAAAGATGCAGATGATGAGCTggatgatgaccatgatgacgaAGAAAAGGTTGAAGATGACAAGATTTCAAAGGTCATAAGGAGAAAATCAGGCAGATTTGGCTCCACAAAAATTGTTCCACGGAGATCTGCTGACCTGCGCTCTGGGAAGAATGAACCTTCAAAAAAAGTCACTTCAGAATCCCCAAAGAATTCTGGTAACCTCGATGGAGATGATTCTGTAACCTTAAAGACCTCTAGGAGAAGTCCCAGGGGTAGAAGAGATGATATTGTGAAGGAGATCAACAATACTGAAGAAGTCTTGAGTGatggagaaaagaaaagaaccaCAAGGTCTACAAGGAGTGGAAAAACTAAAGAGGATTTACCCAAGAGGGTGGAAGGCTCATATAGGTCTTTGAGGGAAAGGAGGGAATCCCCAACTACTGATGAAGAGCTTAATAAACCATCAATAATGGACTCACCATACAgtggcagtgatgatgatgatgatgacagcaTTCCCAAGAAATCACAGCATACAGCTTTTGCTACTCTTGCTGCTGGGATGACGTCTTTTGGGGATCTGCGGAAAACAACCCCAAAGGAAAAGGTGAAGAAACGATCACTAAATGACTTTGTCAAAAAGCTCAACAGTCCAAAACGGAGAAAGACAGACTCTGAATCGGAATCCTCTGCAAGAAGTAAAGGTGTCAAACAGCAGCCAGATGACAGTGAAGAAGATGGCACCGAAGTGAACGAAGAAGATGACGACTTCCTCGAAAAACGGGCCGAAAAGGAAATCGAAAAGCAAAACTCGAAGGGATCTGCTGAACTGGCGGAGAAAAGTGCAGATGAGCAACAAACTGTTGATGAGAAAATGGATGACACAACAGAGGAACAACCCGAAGATGTGGATCCCCAAACGACAGAAGTTGCAGAACATACTGAGAATCCGGAAGAAGTCAATGACGAAGCGGCACAGATGGAAAAGGAGGTTGACAAGGACGACGATTTCCCTGGAGACGCGATCATTGGAAGGCACATTCGCCATCGCTGTAGCCTTGGAAAGCATGGTTTGTACAAGTGGTATGAGGGAAAGGTTGTCCATAAGAGTACAGCAAGTGAGTTGTTGAAACTGGACGAAGAGCAGTTCGGTCATCTGAACAATCTGTACACCTTTTATACCGTCAAGTACAACGATAATGACGAGCTCCAGGCCAAGGCGTTGGAGTATGACTGGGACAGAGAAAATTTGAAGATCATGTTATGA